One genomic segment of Chitinophaga parva includes these proteins:
- a CDS encoding ABC transporter permease, with the protein MLKSYLRMAFRQFRKNKVSTLINIVGLSVGISAALIICMIVQYDYSFDKYEPGNDRIFRLVSEGDGWKSQGVPVPIAAGMAGRVSGIENMAPIFDFNNDNLKVTIPRGSSQPDGTFKKQEQVVFADANYFSIFPHTWLAGNAATALRQPYTTVLAESRARTYFPGLPLDQLIGKTVVFSDTIMTTISGIVADQVHNSDFTYATFISLPTLYSDRLRNAYQAGEWNSVNSVNQVMVKLASAGQAAIVEKQVNGIFKEHITGDGDTKTIHRLQPLSDVHFNPDFEGPVNRTTLRNLALLAVFLLILGAINFINLSTAQASARAKEVGIRKTLGSLKMQLVGQFLTETCLLTFFTTLVSVALMPLLLQAFGGFVPKGLDAAFLLKEPLLWVFLLLLVIVVSLVAGIYPAWVLTRMQPVAVLKNVVVSGTTRSALLRRILIVTQFVIAQVFLIGVLVVDKQLQYAVNKDMGFRKDAIITFYVPIDFANPNNKKFVLKKEISKLAGITSLSLGNLSPAINGSMTTEVDYREGGKNMNIKVASRSGDTSFLQVYGIPLVAGRNILNSDTAAEFLINESLARRMGFQRPADAVGHVLLFANKNLPVVGVMRDFNQASVRAEVAPLVYFAAPKYGYVMHIALFPDPAGWNSTIEHIKHAWEGIYPDVDFEYSFLDKQIEKFYKQDRQLSMLLTWSAGVAMLISCLGILGLVIFVTNTRVKEIGVRKVLGATVTQIIVLLSVDFARLLLLAFVIAVPLAWWQSGKWLQDFAYHTDLSWWLFVVSGMMMLLVALLIVGIRAGRAAMADPVKSLRTE; encoded by the coding sequence ATGCTAAAAAGCTATCTCCGTATGGCGTTCCGGCAGTTTCGCAAGAACAAGGTGTCCACCCTTATTAATATTGTGGGATTATCTGTTGGCATCAGTGCTGCGCTGATCATCTGCATGATCGTGCAATATGATTACAGCTTTGATAAATACGAACCAGGCAATGACCGCATTTTCCGCCTGGTGAGCGAAGGCGATGGGTGGAAGAGCCAGGGCGTGCCGGTGCCCATTGCAGCGGGTATGGCGGGCAGGGTGAGTGGTATTGAAAACATGGCGCCTATATTTGACTTCAATAATGACAACCTGAAAGTGACCATCCCCAGGGGCAGCAGCCAGCCGGATGGGACGTTTAAAAAGCAAGAGCAGGTAGTCTTTGCGGATGCTAATTATTTTTCCATATTTCCCCATACCTGGCTGGCGGGCAATGCCGCTACCGCGCTCCGGCAGCCTTACACGACCGTGCTGGCCGAAAGCCGTGCCAGGACCTATTTCCCGGGCCTGCCGCTGGATCAGCTGATCGGGAAAACAGTCGTGTTCTCTGATACCATTATGACCACTATTTCCGGTATCGTGGCAGACCAGGTACATAACAGCGACTTTACGTACGCCACTTTTATTTCCCTGCCCACACTGTATAGCGACCGGCTCCGGAACGCTTACCAGGCAGGGGAGTGGAATAGTGTCAACTCGGTAAACCAGGTAATGGTAAAACTGGCTTCGGCCGGGCAGGCAGCCATCGTGGAAAAACAGGTCAATGGTATTTTCAAAGAACACATTACCGGGGACGGGGATACGAAGACAATACACCGGCTTCAACCCTTGTCCGACGTGCATTTTAACCCCGACTTTGAAGGGCCGGTCAACCGTACTACATTGCGGAACCTGGCGCTGCTGGCCGTATTCCTGCTGATATTAGGTGCGATTAATTTCATCAATCTCTCTACAGCCCAGGCGTCCGCCCGTGCAAAGGAAGTGGGCATCCGCAAAACGCTGGGCAGCCTCAAAATGCAGCTGGTAGGGCAGTTCCTGACAGAAACGTGCCTGCTGACATTTTTCACCACATTGGTTTCGGTGGCGTTGATGCCCCTGTTGTTACAGGCATTTGGCGGGTTTGTGCCAAAGGGATTGGATGCGGCATTCCTGCTGAAAGAGCCGCTGCTCTGGGTGTTCCTCCTGCTGTTGGTTATCGTGGTGAGCCTGGTGGCGGGCATTTATCCAGCCTGGGTGCTCACCCGCATGCAGCCGGTGGCAGTATTGAAGAATGTGGTGGTAAGCGGCACTACGCGAAGTGCCTTGCTGCGCAGGATCCTGATCGTAACGCAGTTCGTGATTGCACAGGTGTTCCTCATCGGCGTACTGGTAGTGGACAAACAGCTGCAATATGCGGTGAACAAGGACATGGGCTTCCGCAAAGACGCGATCATTACTTTCTATGTGCCGATCGATTTTGCCAACCCGAATAACAAAAAATTTGTACTGAAAAAAGAGATCAGCAAGTTGGCAGGTATTACATCCCTGAGCCTGGGCAATCTATCGCCTGCTATCAATGGTTCAATGACCACAGAGGTGGATTACCGGGAAGGTGGAAAGAACATGAATATCAAAGTGGCATCGCGCAGTGGGGACACCTCTTTCCTGCAGGTATATGGTATTCCCCTGGTGGCCGGCCGCAACATCCTTAATTCTGATACCGCCGCGGAGTTCCTGATCAATGAATCACTGGCGCGCAGGATGGGCTTCCAACGCCCGGCGGATGCGGTAGGGCATGTGTTACTGTTTGCCAATAAAAACCTGCCGGTAGTAGGCGTGATGCGCGATTTTAACCAGGCCTCCGTGCGCGCCGAAGTGGCACCCCTGGTGTATTTTGCGGCGCCCAAATATGGTTATGTAATGCACATCGCCTTGTTCCCGGATCCCGCGGGGTGGAACAGCACCATAGAACATATAAAGCATGCCTGGGAAGGCATATATCCCGATGTGGATTTTGAATATAGTTTCCTGGATAAACAGATAGAGAAATTTTACAAACAGGACCGGCAATTGTCTATGCTGCTTACCTGGTCTGCCGGTGTGGCGATGCTGATCAGCTGCCTGGGTATCCTGGGGCTCGTGATCTTTGTAACGAATACACGGGTAAAAGAAATCGGTGTGCGGAAAGTGCTCGGGGCCACGGTGACGCAGATCATCGTGCTGCTGTCGGTTGATTTTGCCCGGCTGCTGTTGCTGGCGTTCGTGATTGCCGTACCGCTGGCAT